The following are encoded in a window of Francisella tularensis subsp. tularensis genomic DNA:
- the recC gene encoding exodeoxyribonuclease V subunit gamma, which produces MALYTYPSNKLEYLVQVLSKLLDVEKKDLFTPTQLIVGSRGMQHWLSMQLAEYRNIAMNLKYDMINGYILDICYELTAKQEYKKAYTKDILAWRVFRLLSSQNQEKNTHSHAGGNLIADGLSSKDTSLCGYDNRDGWSSKLKEYYQDSDLKKYQLSVKIAETFSKYISYRSEWLQKWEKDEYINPSKLENDEDWQMLIWQNLVKDIAETPYKVQLEALQKLDKQNLEKLNIPSDIYIFGVNTISPKNLKFIFELAKYINVHILYINPCSEYWYDLHKSKISAWLDSDDYEIQPLLANLGQQGKEFFNQLLENEQQQELEVFEKFDKESLAFEKLADNNQTQLVSLQRNLLELDCQNHAKQKDLSISINSCHSPLREVQILHDKLLDMIKADPNIKPRDILVMCPNIEDYSPYIDSVFSRYPTDKKLPCSIADRTLLDSEPLAASFIELLQLPESNFEVNKILDYLAVPAIQQKFKITDEQLEAIRYWLKESCIHHSNNDQTFSWSWGLRRLMLGFSYSDSNYIIDDKLMTVPVIEGSEIAELGGLYELLELLERYSQNLLKPRSLANWQVYLLEMFDDVFDVTNDEQYIAKKIKDIIAKTVTTAKNILLDQEIDLYTIRYCLISQLSEPIINNHFLNGKVTFCSMMPMRSVPFRVIAMLGLNNGKFPRQESAISFDLIARLGRKKGDRTKSDDDRYLFLEAILSARDYLYISYIGRSVKTNVEQQPSLILKELTSYLNLNYDWGKEDIKEYPLHAFSSKCYSDSYRSYDKAWLKLLQSEPRGFYDSASLSNCANLPKNLSISKLVKVFDDPIKAYANYALELYLEDDFEELEDSEPFDINSLDKHKLKQALLKTFEDEKDKDLTIKTAKLSGKLPESVLTDTEIKEEVENIQKLLDKMSLASYESKYFHQEILGYELEANCYIKNNQIMLSTPSSLNIGKKFELYLIALLVAYSEQRDISAVYYGIEKNQVEEFRVENIEYTTAKGILEHYINQAEQIVVKPQLAHLSLAEAICDSKNNTDKKKQQAWQKVIKSSQHNFKALEDNSYFKLFYNKFPTVDDFEGEKIYKKFFEVIYESQS; this is translated from the coding sequence ATGGCACTATACACTTACCCATCAAATAAACTTGAGTATCTTGTACAAGTTCTATCTAAACTTCTAGATGTTGAAAAAAAAGATTTATTTACACCAACACAGTTAATTGTTGGTAGCCGTGGTATGCAACATTGGTTAAGTATGCAACTAGCCGAATATCGCAATATTGCAATGAATCTCAAATATGACATGATAAATGGTTATATACTTGATATCTGCTATGAACTCACAGCAAAACAAGAATATAAAAAAGCATATACAAAAGATATTTTAGCTTGGAGAGTTTTTAGGTTGCTATCTAGCCAAAATCAGGAAAAAAACACTCATTCCCACGCAGGTGGGAATCTCATAGCTGATGGATTAAGTTCAAAAGATACCAGCCTATGCGGGTATGACAATAGAGATGGTTGGAGTAGTAAGCTTAAAGAGTACTACCAAGATAGTGATCTCAAAAAATATCAGTTGTCAGTTAAAATAGCAGAGACCTTCTCAAAATATATATCATATCGTAGTGAGTGGCTACAAAAGTGGGAGAAGGACGAATATATAAATCCCTCTAAACTAGAGAATGATGAAGATTGGCAGATGCTAATTTGGCAGAATCTTGTCAAAGATATTGCAGAAACACCATATAAAGTCCAATTAGAAGCACTTCAAAAGCTTGATAAACAAAACTTAGAAAAATTAAATATACCTAGTGATATTTATATATTTGGAGTTAACACAATATCTCCAAAAAATCTTAAATTTATATTTGAATTAGCTAAGTATATTAATGTACATATTCTATATATTAATCCATGTAGTGAGTATTGGTATGATTTGCATAAAAGTAAAATATCAGCTTGGTTAGATAGTGATGACTATGAAATTCAACCACTTTTGGCAAATCTTGGACAGCAGGGTAAAGAATTTTTTAATCAGCTTCTAGAAAATGAGCAACAGCAAGAATTAGAAGTATTCGAAAAGTTTGATAAAGAATCATTAGCTTTTGAGAAACTTGCCGATAATAATCAAACACAGCTAGTAAGCCTACAGCGAAACTTACTTGAACTAGATTGCCAAAACCATGCCAAGCAAAAAGATTTAAGTATTAGTATTAACTCTTGTCATAGTCCACTTAGAGAGGTGCAGATTTTGCATGATAAGCTTTTGGATATGATCAAAGCAGACCCAAATATCAAGCCTAGAGATATCCTAGTGATGTGCCCAAATATTGAAGATTATTCACCATATATTGATAGTGTTTTCTCAAGATATCCAACTGATAAAAAACTGCCATGCTCAATCGCAGATAGAACGCTACTTGATTCAGAGCCTTTAGCTGCTAGTTTTATTGAGCTTTTGCAGTTGCCTGAGAGTAATTTTGAGGTTAATAAAATACTTGATTATCTAGCTGTACCGGCTATCCAACAGAAGTTTAAGATCACAGATGAACAATTAGAGGCTATTCGCTATTGGTTAAAAGAGTCATGTATTCATCATAGCAATAATGATCAGACATTCTCATGGAGCTGGGGACTAAGAAGATTAATGCTTGGGTTTAGCTATAGTGATAGTAATTACATCATTGATGATAAATTAATGACGGTACCAGTTATTGAAGGAAGTGAGATCGCTGAACTTGGTGGTTTGTATGAGTTATTAGAGCTACTTGAAAGATATTCTCAAAATTTGCTTAAACCAAGAAGTCTTGCAAATTGGCAAGTTTATCTTTTAGAAATGTTTGATGATGTCTTTGATGTCACTAATGATGAGCAATATATTGCTAAAAAAATCAAAGATATAATCGCAAAAACAGTCACTACCGCTAAAAATATATTGTTAGATCAAGAAATTGATTTATATACAATTAGATATTGTTTAATTTCTCAATTATCAGAGCCAATTATTAATAACCATTTTTTAAATGGTAAGGTGACTTTTTGTTCGATGATGCCGATGCGTAGTGTACCATTTAGAGTTATAGCTATGCTTGGATTAAATAATGGTAAGTTCCCACGCCAAGAATCTGCAATTAGCTTTGATCTGATAGCAAGGCTTGGTAGAAAAAAAGGTGATAGAACCAAAAGCGATGATGATAGATATTTGTTTTTAGAGGCTATTTTATCTGCTAGAGATTATTTGTATATAAGCTATATAGGTAGAAGTGTTAAGACTAATGTTGAGCAACAGCCAAGTTTGATACTTAAAGAGTTGACTAGCTATTTGAATTTGAACTACGATTGGGGAAAGGAGGATATAAAAGAGTATCCATTGCATGCTTTTAGTTCTAAATGTTATTCTGACAGTTATAGAAGCTATGATAAAGCTTGGTTGAAGTTGTTACAGTCTGAGCCAAGGGGCTTTTATGATTCGGCTTCATTAAGTAACTGTGCTAATTTACCCAAAAATCTAAGTATTTCAAAACTTGTTAAAGTTTTTGATGACCCTATTAAGGCTTATGCAAATTATGCTTTAGAGCTGTATTTAGAAGATGACTTTGAGGAGCTAGAAGATAGTGAGCCATTTGATATCAATAGTTTGGATAAGCATAAGCTCAAACAAGCTTTGTTAAAAACTTTTGAAGATGAAAAAGACAAAGATTTAACAATAAAAACAGCCAAACTAAGTGGCAAGCTTCCGGAGTCAGTACTTACTGATACTGAGATTAAAGAGGAAGTTGAGAATATTCAAAAGCTACTAGACAAAATGAGCTTAGCAAGTTACGAGTCAAAATATTTTCATCAAGAGATATTAGGGTATGAGTTAGAAGCTAATTGTTATATTAAAAATAATCAAATTATGTTATCTACACCATCTAGTTTGAATATAGGAAAAAAATTTGAATTGTACTTAATAGCTTTATTAGTAGCATATTCTGAACAAAGAGATATTAGCGCAGTCTATTATGGTATAGAAAAAAATCAAGTAGAAGAATTTAGAGTAGAAAATATTGAATATACAACAGCTAAAGGAATATTAGAGCATTATATAAATCAAGCTGAGCAAATAGTAGTTAAGCCTCAACTAGCACATTTATCTTTAGCTGAAGCTATTTGTGATTCTAAAAATAATACTGATAAGAAGAAGCAACAGGCTTGGCAAAAAGTAATAAAATCATCACAACATAATTTCAAAGCTCTAGAAGATAATAGTTATTTCAAGCTATTCTATAATAAGTTTCCAACTGTAGATGATTTTGAGGGTGAAAAAATTTACAAAAAGTTCTTTGAGGTTATTTATGAAAGTCAATCATGA
- a CDS encoding FUSC family protein encodes MKVNHEHSNIPQLYKNIYISFEIALAACICFLLGFYMSNLLHRGQSIIGGFWCLITVSTILQLSIRDSYLAAFQILVGSVIGGITAFIFTSVLGYYYYVMILAVAISVFITASIGLENAVKMSSANAGVIVALGLYQPSYSPFLNTGLRLIETFSGTAIALFFIFISRIFRIRTDD; translated from the coding sequence ATGAAAGTCAATCATGAGCATTCTAATATCCCACAGCTATACAAAAATATTTATATTAGCTTTGAGATTGCTCTAGCTGCTTGTATATGTTTTCTGTTAGGGTTTTATATGTCGAATTTGTTACATCGTGGTCAGTCGATTATTGGAGGCTTTTGGTGTTTGATTACAGTTTCAACAATCTTACAGCTAAGTATTAGAGATTCATATTTGGCTGCTTTTCAAATATTGGTTGGCTCTGTGATAGGAGGGATTACGGCATTTATTTTTACATCAGTTTTAGGCTATTACTACTATGTTATGATTTTGGCTGTAGCTATTAGTGTTTTTATTACTGCAAGTATAGGGTTAGAAAATGCGGTTAAAATGAGTAGCGCAAATGCTGGAGTAATTGTCGCATTAGGTCTGTATCAGCCTAGTTATTCACCTTTTCTAAATACAGGTTTACGCTTGATAGAGACTTTTAGTGGTACTGCAATAGCTTTATTTTTTATATTTATTAGTAGGATTTTTAGGATAAGAACAGACGACTAA